GCTAGCTGCAGGCCCCGCCGACGTACGGCCTCGCCGGGCGCCAGGCGATCGGCAGCGCACGTAACTGTCTGCTCCTGTTAAAGCACATCATCGATCCTGCTCCTGTTCTTTCTACTCTACATCATGCATAAGTTTCGAAGCTCGGGTCTACCTCAGCGTAATAATGACTGGTATCTAATACTCCCTGGCCTATTGAAAACCACCGATTAATTACGTGCATCAGATGAAAGCACCATGCATGTACTTCTGCTCTGTCTCCGATCCTTCCTAGCTACGACAGTAGCAATCCTATACGGCGAAAGTGTCACTAGGAATCGCTGATCAGAAGACGGGTAAGAATTGACCCGCACAGTCCAGCGAGTATGCGAGTGCAGTGGCCACCCGCGGCACACTGCCCTATGCGCCAGCACACGAGTCGACCGGGCAGCGCATGGCGTTGCGTCCCGGGGGATTAACCGTGTGTGGGAGCAGATCCCGCGCCCCCAACAGCAGCGTACCCGTCGAAGTCGAAGGGCCGACGGGCGGGCTCTCCCACGGAAACCAATAACAAACGCGTGTTGGCGGGTTGTTTGGTTTATAAGCGGTATTTTTTTTAAAGTaaatgaacagtattttttcttTAACACCAAATCAGTCATCGGTACTTTCAGCtatgacttatcagtcaaacaagcccaaacaaacaaGGCGTTAGGTGATCCTGAGGGATTCGCTTCCCCCGCACCCCACCAGTCCGGAGGCACCTAGGATTTCACATGGCACGCCAGTGCATGGCGCCGCCACGTGAGTCCCAGCCCCCGGGCCACCGCGCGTCCTGCCCAAACACAGCGCATGCAGCCGCGCCCACCACAGCACAGCACCGTGCGGCCGGTGCGCGCGCTCCCGTGTTCTGCTCTAGCCTGGCCCGGCCGGCGGTCACTTGGGCGCAATCAGGGCTGGATCCAACGGTGGGGGGCTCGAAGCCATACCAGAGCAGTGGAACCCCAAGGCCCACATGAATTTTTAACAGCAGTTAGAGATATGTGTTGTTTAGCCCCTCTAAAAAATTTCGGCTCCGCCACACCGACCACGCCTAGCAGGCCTGTAGCCGCCTCATCTCGTCACTTCGACTCGGGGGGTAAACTCACATGCACATGCACGGCTGGAGCTGGACCAGGAAAAGCTCCCCGCCAGAGCTACGACCACCGTATAAAAACCCCACCACCTCCTCTCCCTCTCGCCCTCGATCGCCCCACCTCCATCTCATCGAATCTCTGGCGTCTCCAAGGTCACCTCCGACGATCCCTCTCACATCACAACATTCTTGGCGAAGATCCTCCCAGCTGCTCGCTCCAAGCTCCAGCTCTGACCACCACCGCGTACGTGGTGGTCTAGCTAGCTAACATGTTCTCTTCACACCACGAGGCCATGCTGCCGTATGCACCGGGGCCACCGCCGTCGCTGCTGGTGGACCGGCGGTACAAGCAGGGCGGCGAGGCGGCGCCCAACTGCCCGCGCTGCGACTCGCCCAACACCAAGTTCTGCTACTACAACAACTACAGCCTCAGCCAGCCGCGCTACTTCTGCAAGGGCTGCCGCCGCTACTGGACCAAGGGCGGCTCCCTCCGGAACGTGCCCGAAGGCGGCGGGTGCCGGAAGAACCGACGGGGCAAGTCGTCCTTGCGGTCGGCGGCGGACTCCATGGTGAGCGGCGGCGGCCGCGATGCGGCGTTCGGCCACCGGTTCCCGGGCCCTGTCCGGCCGGacatggtcctggaaggcatggTCGGCAACCCGTCGAACCCAGCTGGCCAGGCGATGCCCGGCGGCGTGCCCGCTGCTGCCGATGGCTCCACCATTGATCTCGCAATGCTGTACGCCAAGTTTCTCAACCACCCGCCGGCGGAGGAAGGTGTCAGTGCCGTGACGCCGGAGTCGGCAGGGCAGGTCGACGAGGCGTTCGACACGTTCAGCGCGTCCAGCGACCTGAGCCCTGCCGTTCTGGCGCCGCTGCAGTTCGATCCGTGCCACGACGGGTTCGGTGAGTGGTCAGGCGGGCCAGTGAGCAGCACTGGCCCCTCGAGTACGGCTAGTACTACCACCGCAACCACCATGCTGTGCACTGACGTGAGCATGCAAGCTGCGTTCGGCGAGCTCAACTTCGCCATGGATCAGAGCTGCTTCGAATCGCTAGGGTTGCCCACGGACGACGTCGTCGGCAACCTCTCGTCGTCGTGGTGTTCGATCGTGCCAGGCTTGTCGATGTTAGAGGACGCCAAGTATGACTCGTTGGATTCGTTCCCTGGCGACGCCCTGAGCCTTCACGAGGGAATGATTAGCGGGACTGATCATGATTGGAGCGTGGattgccaaggattggaggctctCTACATGCCGTAACTACACATACGCATGATCaaaattcttcttctttttgctaATTTGATGTTGTTCTTGTGATTGGTTTCCTacatttttctcttttcttttctttcattcaatTCGGTttggaagaaatatatatatatatatatatatagatatgtaTGTTTCGAAGAGAGGTACAGTGCGGGACAAGTCGCTCATGTAATTGAATTAAGGATTCGGTATACTTGTGAGATAGATCGAGGCAATGCAATAATGAAGTTTGGAAATACTAGTCTCTATAAGTATATATCTCATAACATGGTGTTACTAGCATCAGTCTTTCTACTGCGCCAGTGCAGAGTTTATTCACAATCTGCAGTTTTTACATGAATGTGGTCGTTGATGAATGCATAGCATGAAAGTTGAAAATGCTCACTGCTTACCGGAAATGCTAGAGAACCTGCAGGAATTTTGATAGTACCATTTACTGAAGAAAACTGGAATTGCAAAGCATATGGATGGCAAACTGATTCGCTTGGAGTCTTGGTCAGAATCATCACACTGTGCGAATGGACTTGGTTATACTAGTTAGGAGAGGAGTAGGTTTATTAACTTCCGAAGCAAATAATACCTTGCATCCCAAGTATTGAACAGGGCATGTGTCCCTTGTCTCCCGTCTGCTCGTCCAAAACGGTTAGTCAAACAAAAGCAGTGTGATCAACTGAGAGGGGAGGAGTAGCTGCCATTGCCTAAATTGTTAGAGAATTGCTTCTACAGAACCATCCAATTCACCTTCATGATGACTTCTTTTATTTCTATTAATACTCCTATTTCATCAATAATCTACAAGTGTTTTTTACGATCCACGGTTAACGTAATTTAAAGGCAGTACTTAGTAGTTAGTCCAGCTGTTCATTCAGTAGCTATACTAGTAAGAATATTCCTGCTCGGGCAGATTTGAAAAAGATCAGTAAGCTACACTGCACTTCATATTCCTTTAGATAAAGTAATAAAAATTTATTGTAGCCGCTTGATCAACCAAGGATACACAAAG
The nucleotide sequence above comes from Miscanthus floridulus cultivar M001 unplaced genomic scaffold, ASM1932011v1 fs_286_1_2, whole genome shotgun sequence. Encoded proteins:
- the LOC136531134 gene encoding dof zinc finger protein DOF1.1-like encodes the protein MFSSHHEAMLPYAPGPPPSLLVDRRYKQGGEAAPNCPRCDSPNTKFCYYNNYSLSQPRYFCKGCRRYWTKGGSLRNVPEGGGCRKNRRGKSSLRSAADSMVSGGGRDAAFGHRFPGPVRPDMVLEGMVGNPSNPAGQAMPGGVPAAADGSTIDLAMLYAKFLNHPPAEEGVSAVTPESAGQVDEAFDTFSASSDLSPAVLAPLQFDPCHDGFGEWSGGPVSSTGPSSTASTTTATTMLCTDVSMQAAFGELNFAMDQSCFESLGLPTDDVVGNLSSSWCSIVPGLSMLEDAKYDSLDSFPGDALSLHEGMISGTDHDWSVDCQGLEALYMP